The following are encoded together in the Pseudomonas maumuensis genome:
- a CDS encoding GNAT family N-acetyltransferase produces MNELPTTSDFPGLVLRRLLPGDQTMVCAHREAMFLEAGGDPLRLQTMTEHFRPWLQPRLADGRYYGFVLLEDEQPVAAIGLMSIDWPPHPAHPTHDQRGYVLNVYVEPSHRRRGLASKLMRLAEAEFTRRGLGFAVLHATEVGRPVYAGLGWAPTAEMAKHLD; encoded by the coding sequence ATGAACGAACTGCCAACCACCAGCGACTTTCCCGGGCTGGTCCTGCGCCGCTTGCTGCCGGGCGACCAGACCATGGTCTGCGCCCATCGCGAGGCCATGTTCCTGGAGGCCGGTGGCGACCCTCTGCGCCTGCAAACCATGACCGAACACTTCCGGCCCTGGCTGCAACCGCGCCTGGCCGATGGGCGCTACTACGGTTTCGTGCTGCTGGAAGACGAGCAGCCGGTGGCGGCCATCGGCCTGATGTCGATCGACTGGCCGCCACACCCGGCGCATCCCACTCACGACCAGCGCGGCTATGTGCTCAATGTCTATGTGGAGCCTTCCCATCGCCGCCGGGGACTGGCTTCGAAACTGATGCGCCTGGCCGAGGCCGAGTTCACCCGGCGCGGCCTGGGCTTTGCCGTCCTGCATGCCACCGAGGTGGGCCGCCCGGTCTATGCCGGCCTAGGCTGGGCGCCGACCGCGGAAATGGCCAAGCACCTCGACTGA
- a CDS encoding protein phosphatase 2C domain-containing protein — protein sequence MHFDLIQSLSLAGKTDVPNDDRVGSADRHAWVIDGATDLGAPGLLGERGGAAWLSATAQRAFAMASGPLRQVCESVFDSIAQAYLQDRQREPVATWELPRAAFAAVALEGEELVCAHLADCVVLHRSAQGIHFLTPEPDREAERAEATALGPGTGAHGVRTPAVLADRRVARERPRAVLGIDAQLSREGTLYSRAPVARGDDILLMSDGFAALFDTYRAYDPAGFIERLLAHGLDDLARTLRGIEHDDAACLRYPRFKMSDDASAIWLRVG from the coding sequence ATGCATTTCGACCTGATCCAGTCCCTGAGCCTGGCCGGCAAGACCGATGTGCCCAATGACGACCGTGTCGGCAGTGCCGACCGCCACGCCTGGGTCATCGACGGCGCCACCGACCTCGGCGCCCCCGGCCTGCTCGGTGAGCGCGGTGGCGCCGCCTGGCTCTCGGCCACGGCCCAGCGTGCCTTCGCCATGGCGTCGGGGCCGCTGCGGCAGGTCTGCGAATCAGTCTTCGACTCGATCGCCCAGGCCTATCTACAAGACCGCCAGCGCGAGCCCGTGGCCACCTGGGAACTGCCGCGCGCCGCCTTCGCCGCCGTGGCGCTGGAGGGCGAAGAGCTGGTCTGCGCGCACCTGGCCGATTGCGTGGTGCTACACCGCAGCGCACAAGGCATCCATTTCCTCACCCCCGAGCCCGACCGCGAGGCCGAACGCGCCGAGGCTACGGCACTCGGCCCCGGCACCGGCGCCCACGGCGTGCGCACCCCAGCCGTGCTGGCGGACCGCCGGGTAGCCCGTGAACGGCCTCGGGCCGTGCTCGGCATCGACGCCCAGCTGTCAAGGGAAGGAACGCTCTACAGCCGCGCGCCAGTGGCCCGAGGCGACGATATCCTGTTGATGAGCGATGGTTTCGCGGCGCTGTTCGACACCTACCGGGCCTATGACCCGGCCGGTTTCATCGAACGCCTGCTGGCTCACGGCCTCGATGACCTGGCGCGCACGTTGCGTGGCATCGAGCACGACGATGCGGCATGCCTGCGCTATCCGCGCTTCAAGATGAGCGACGACGCTTCGGCGATCTGGTTGCGGGTTGGTTAA
- a CDS encoding GNAT family N-acetyltransferase, producing MTLSIDFTDQATGLHHDAILKPLRVFNDGVIGSPGAATVAWTLRDPANDEIVGGLYARLGGGWMFIELLVVPEQMRGQGTGRELMARAEALAREKGCGGIWLDTFSFQAPDFYRRLGFEVFGEIADFPPGHTRYFLHKRLA from the coding sequence ATGACACTCAGTATCGATTTCACTGACCAGGCCACCGGCCTGCATCACGATGCGATCCTCAAACCCTTGCGTGTATTCAACGATGGCGTGATCGGCTCGCCTGGAGCGGCCACCGTCGCCTGGACACTACGCGATCCTGCCAACGATGAAATCGTCGGAGGCCTCTACGCCAGGCTCGGTGGGGGCTGGATGTTCATCGAGCTGCTGGTGGTGCCCGAGCAGATGCGCGGGCAGGGCACGGGGCGCGAGCTGATGGCCAGGGCCGAGGCGCTGGCACGGGAGAAGGGTTGTGGCGGGATCTGGCTGGACACCTTCAGTTTCCAGGCGCCGGACTTCTACCGCAGGTTGGGGTTCGAAGTCTTTGGCGAAATTGCCGATTTCCCGCCCGGGCATACCCGCTATTTTCTGCACAAGCGCTTGGCCTAG
- the pbpG gene encoding D-alanyl-D-alanine endopeptidase: MKTSLSILSLLLLLTGTATLPSTAAAQPPAQVQRDPSKLHLASGSALLIDLNTNKELYSSHADRVRPIASVTKLMTAMVVLDAKLPMDEMLSMTIANNPEMKGVYSRVRLGSELNRRETLLITLMSSENRAANSLANHYPGGYSAFIKAMNAKARSLGMSHTRYVEPTGLSTLNVSTAQDLAKLLMASRKYPMLSELSVTREKTVAFRKPNYTLGFRNTDHLVNKSNWDIKLTKTGFTNEAGHCLVLLTKMDNRPVAMVILDAFGKYTHFADASRMRQWLETGAAKPAPAVAMQYKSERQNRARVAVD; this comes from the coding sequence GTGAAAACTTCCCTGTCCATCCTCAGCCTGCTGCTGTTGCTCACAGGAACCGCGACCCTACCGTCGACCGCTGCTGCACAACCCCCGGCCCAGGTCCAGCGTGACCCGAGCAAGCTGCACCTGGCGTCCGGCAGCGCCCTGTTGATCGACCTGAACACCAACAAGGAGCTGTATTCCAGCCACGCCGATCGCGTGCGCCCCATCGCCTCGGTCACCAAGTTGATGACCGCGATGGTCGTGCTCGACGCCAAGCTGCCCATGGACGAGATGCTCAGCATGACCATCGCCAACAACCCGGAAATGAAAGGCGTGTATTCCCGGGTACGGCTGGGCAGCGAGCTGAACCGTCGCGAGACGTTGCTGATCACCCTGATGTCGTCGGAAAACCGTGCGGCCAACTCCCTGGCCAACCACTACCCCGGTGGCTACAGCGCGTTCATCAAGGCAATGAACGCCAAGGCCCGCAGCCTGGGCATGAGCCACACCCGCTACGTCGAGCCGACCGGCCTGTCGACCTTGAACGTCTCCACCGCCCAGGACCTGGCCAAGCTGCTGATGGCCTCGCGCAAGTACCCGATGCTCAGCGAGTTGTCGGTCACCCGCGAAAAGACCGTGGCGTTCCGCAAGCCCAACTACACCCTGGGCTTCCGTAACACCGACCATTTGGTGAACAAGAGCAACTGGGACATCAAGCTGACCAAGACCGGCTTCACCAACGAAGCGGGGCATTGCCTGGTGCTGCTGACGAAAATGGACAACCGTCCGGTGGCCATGGTGATCCTCGATGCCTTCGGCAAGTACACCCACTTCGCCGACGCCAGCCGCATGCGCCAATGGTTGGAAACCGGCGCGGCCAAGCCGGCACCGGCGGTGGCCATGCAGTACAAGAGCGAGCGGCAGAACCGCGCCCGCGTGGCCGTGGACTGA
- the pvdM gene encoding pyoverdine-tailoring dipeptidase-like protein PvdM — protein sequence MTKTRSRKALYIGLPLALVAALGGAAGYYFWKQDGGYPRAIVQQANDLHEHMLSFDSHVTVPLGYGSTGYEADKDGRGQFDLAKAAKGRLSGAALTVFGWPELWNGPNAPHRPTPGFIDEARNQQEVRYKIISGIVRDFPNQVGIAYTPEDFRRLNGEGKFAIFISMLNAYPLGSDLSQLDLWTKRGMRMFGFSYTGNNAWADSSRPLPFFNDTPDAFGGLSPLGEQAVKRLNDLGVIIDVSQMSTLALEDVARLSRAPFVASHSAPRALVDIPRNLSDKEMQLIKDSGGVLQVVAFTTYLKPLSKPTLEKLEALRARFDLQPLQGLTNALMPGDPIIAIWPEARFGEYASSLYAIVDEEPRAGLKEYVDAIDYAVKKMGIDHVGISSDFNDGGGVTGFMNVGEIRNVTAELLTRGYSETDIAKLWAGNFLRVWGQVQKAANPVAQLANSSQETRHD from the coding sequence ATGACCAAGACCCGCTCCCGCAAAGCCTTGTACATCGGCCTGCCCCTGGCCCTGGTGGCCGCCCTGGGCGGAGCCGCCGGCTACTACTTCTGGAAACAGGACGGCGGCTACCCCCGTGCGATCGTGCAACAGGCCAACGACCTGCATGAGCATATGCTCTCCTTCGACAGCCATGTCACCGTGCCATTGGGCTACGGCAGCACCGGTTACGAAGCAGACAAGGACGGCCGTGGCCAGTTCGACCTGGCCAAAGCGGCCAAGGGCCGGTTGTCCGGCGCGGCGCTGACCGTCTTCGGCTGGCCGGAGCTGTGGAACGGCCCGAACGCGCCGCACCGTCCCACGCCAGGCTTCATCGACGAGGCCCGCAACCAGCAGGAAGTGCGCTACAAGATCATCAGCGGCATCGTGCGCGACTTCCCCAACCAGGTCGGTATCGCCTACACCCCTGAAGACTTCCGGCGCCTGAACGGCGAAGGCAAGTTCGCCATCTTCATCAGCATGCTCAACGCCTACCCGCTGGGCAGCGACCTGTCGCAGCTCGATTTGTGGACCAAGCGCGGCATGCGTATGTTCGGCTTCAGCTACACCGGCAACAACGCCTGGGCCGATTCCTCGCGGCCGTTACCATTCTTCAACGACACTCCCGATGCCTTCGGCGGCCTGTCGCCGCTGGGCGAGCAGGCGGTCAAGCGGCTCAACGACCTGGGCGTGATCATCGATGTGTCGCAGATGTCCACCCTGGCCCTGGAAGACGTCGCCCGCCTGAGCCGCGCGCCGTTCGTGGCCTCGCATTCGGCGCCACGGGCGCTGGTAGACATTCCGCGCAACCTGTCCGACAAAGAGATGCAGCTGATCAAGGACAGCGGCGGCGTGCTTCAGGTGGTGGCCTTCACCACTTACCTCAAGCCCCTGAGCAAGCCGACCCTGGAGAAGCTCGAAGCCCTGCGCGCACGCTTCGACCTGCAACCGTTGCAAGGCCTGACCAATGCACTGATGCCGGGCGACCCGATCATCGCCATCTGGCCAGAGGCGCGCTTCGGCGAGTACGCCAGCAGCCTGTACGCCATCGTCGACGAAGAGCCCCGCGCCGGCCTCAAGGAGTATGTCGACGCCATCGACTACGCCGTGAAGAAGATGGGCATCGATCATGTCGGCATCAGCTCCGACTTCAACGATGGTGGCGGCGTCACCGGTTTCATGAACGTCGGCGAGATCCGCAACGTGACCGCCGAACTGCTGACCCGCGGCTATTCCGAAACCGATATTGCCAAGCTCTGGGCAGGCAACTTCCTGCGCGTCTGGGGGCAGGTGCAGAAAGCCGCCAACCCCGTGGCCCAGCTCGCCAACAGCAGCCAGGAAACCCGCCATGACTGA
- the pvdN gene encoding pyoverdine-tailoring periplasmic protein PvdN, translated as MTDRRAFLKQAAALAASLPLLPSALAATATPPSLQGPDKWRQLRQLFPLAPDVAHFANFLITAHPRPVQDAIDRHRATLDHNPAVCMDWESQYEWQREDEVREWAGRYLDVRPRQIALTGSTTEGLGMIYGGLHVAPHQEILTTEHEHYSTHNCLAFRQRQHGTQVRKLRLFDKPGDVSTDRVLSVIDRSIRPETRVLGMTWVHSGSGVKLPVGAIGELVRQHNRNRDEAERIIYVVDGVHGFGVEDVRFADFNCDYFIAGTHKWMFGPRGTGIICAASEQMQHLTPTFATFSRNEDFGTIMTPGGYHAFEHRWALGEAFKLHLSLGKTDVQARIHQLNDYLKARLAEHRAVELVTPVSREFSAGFTFFRIKDRDPDAVATYLNANKVMVDAVDRDAGPVIRFAPSLLNDEQQIDRAMTLLRTQIG; from the coding sequence ATGACTGATCGGCGCGCCTTCCTCAAGCAGGCCGCCGCCCTAGCGGCCAGCCTGCCGTTGCTGCCAAGCGCCCTGGCCGCCACCGCCACCCCGCCGTCATTGCAGGGCCCGGACAAATGGCGCCAGTTGCGCCAGCTGTTTCCCCTGGCACCGGATGTCGCGCACTTCGCCAACTTCCTGATCACCGCCCACCCACGGCCGGTACAGGATGCGATCGACCGCCACCGCGCCACCCTCGACCACAACCCTGCGGTATGCATGGACTGGGAGAGCCAGTACGAGTGGCAACGCGAGGATGAAGTCCGCGAATGGGCAGGCCGCTATCTGGACGTGCGCCCCCGCCAGATCGCCCTCACCGGCAGCACCACCGAGGGCCTGGGCATGATCTACGGCGGCCTGCACGTGGCGCCGCACCAGGAGATCCTGACCACCGAGCACGAGCACTACTCGACCCACAACTGCCTGGCCTTCCGTCAGCGCCAGCATGGCACCCAGGTGCGCAAGCTGCGCCTGTTCGACAAACCGGGCGACGTGTCCACCGACCGGGTGCTGAGCGTGATCGACCGCAGCATTCGCCCTGAAACCCGGGTGCTGGGCATGACCTGGGTGCATTCGGGCAGCGGTGTCAAGCTGCCGGTGGGCGCCATCGGCGAGCTGGTGCGCCAGCACAACCGCAACCGCGACGAGGCCGAGCGCATCATCTATGTGGTCGATGGCGTACATGGCTTTGGTGTTGAGGACGTGCGCTTCGCCGATTTCAACTGCGACTACTTCATCGCCGGCACCCACAAGTGGATGTTCGGCCCGCGTGGCACGGGGATCATCTGTGCGGCGTCCGAGCAGATGCAGCACCTGACGCCGACCTTCGCCACCTTCTCGCGCAACGAGGACTTCGGCACCATCATGACCCCGGGCGGCTACCACGCCTTCGAGCACCGCTGGGCGCTGGGCGAGGCCTTCAAGCTGCACCTGAGCCTGGGCAAGACCGATGTCCAGGCACGGATCCACCAGCTCAACGACTACCTCAAGGCGCGGCTGGCCGAGCACCGCGCCGTGGAGCTGGTGACGCCGGTCAGCCGCGAGTTCTCCGCGGGGTTCACTTTCTTCCGGATCAAGGATCGCGACCCCGATGCCGTGGCCACTTATCTGAATGCCAACAAGGTCATGGTCGATGCCGTCGACCGCGATGCCGGGCCAGTGATCCGCTTCGCGCCGAGCCTGCTCAACGACGAGCAGCAGATCGACCGGGCCATGACCCTGCTGCGCACGCAGATCGGTTGA
- a CDS encoding response regulator has protein sequence MSEDAQDVVLVVEDEPAIRMILRDYLAGEGYHVLVAEDGEQAFAILASKPHLDLMVTDFRLPGGISGVEIAEPAVKLRPDLKVIFISGYPAEILESGSPIARKAPILAKPFDLDTLHEQIQASLR, from the coding sequence ATGAGTGAAGATGCACAAGACGTGGTACTGGTGGTCGAGGACGAGCCGGCGATCCGCATGATCCTGCGTGATTACCTGGCGGGCGAGGGCTACCACGTGCTGGTGGCCGAGGATGGCGAGCAGGCGTTCGCGATTTTGGCCAGCAAGCCGCACCTGGACCTGATGGTCACCGATTTCCGCCTGCCGGGCGGGATTTCCGGGGTGGAGATCGCCGAGCCCGCGGTGAAGCTGCGACCTGACCTGAAGGTGATCTTCATCAGCGGCTATCCGGCGGAAATCCTCGAGTCGGGCAGCCCGATCGCGCGCAAGGCGCCGATCCTGGCCAAACCGTTCGACCTGGATACCCTGCACGAGCAGATCCAGGCGTCGCTGCGCTAA
- a CDS encoding hybrid sensor histidine kinase/response regulator — MLSHITAKLLIVDDLPENLLALDALIHGDDREVYQAQSADEALSLLLEHEFALAILDVQMPGMNGFELAELMRGMEKTRNIPIVFVSAAGREMNYAFKGYESGAVDFLHKPLETLAVKSKVSVFVDLFRQRKALDRQLQALEQGRQEQELLLNQLQLARGELERAVRMRDDFMSIVSHEVRTPLNGLILETQLRRMHLSRGNLAAFSEDKLKAMVERDERQINSLIRLVEDMLDVSRIRTGKLSIRPRTFDLGQLVRGLVENFAAQASAVDTVIELQRCDALQGEWDEFRIEQVVANLLSNALRYGNRKPVQVRVFEEHAMACVQVQDQGIGIDAQNQQRIFQQFERVAAQQASGGLGLGLYISEQIILAHGGRIQVHSQVGAGSTFTVQLPLSVLPHACDQTRATSA; from the coding sequence ATGCTAAGCCACATCACCGCGAAACTGCTGATCGTCGACGATCTGCCGGAAAACCTGCTGGCCCTGGACGCCCTGATCCACGGCGATGACCGCGAGGTGTACCAGGCACAGTCCGCCGACGAGGCGTTGTCGCTCCTGCTCGAGCACGAGTTCGCCCTGGCCATTCTCGATGTGCAGATGCCGGGCATGAACGGCTTCGAGCTGGCCGAGCTGATGCGCGGCATGGAGAAGACCCGCAACATCCCCATCGTCTTCGTCAGCGCCGCCGGCCGCGAGATGAACTATGCCTTCAAAGGTTACGAGAGCGGGGCGGTGGATTTTCTGCACAAACCCCTGGAAACCTTGGCGGTGAAGAGCAAGGTATCGGTGTTCGTCGACCTGTTCCGCCAGCGCAAGGCCCTGGACCGCCAACTGCAGGCCCTGGAGCAGGGCCGCCAGGAGCAGGAGCTGTTGCTCAACCAACTACAGCTGGCCCGTGGCGAACTGGAGCGCGCGGTGCGCATGCGCGACGACTTCATGTCGATCGTCTCCCACGAGGTGCGCACGCCACTCAACGGACTGATCCTGGAAACCCAGTTGCGCCGCATGCACCTGTCCCGCGGCAACCTCGCCGCGTTCAGCGAAGACAAGCTCAAGGCCATGGTCGAGCGTGACGAACGCCAGATCAACAGCCTGATCCGCCTGGTCGAGGATATGCTCGACGTTTCGCGGATCCGCACCGGCAAGCTGTCGATCCGGCCCCGGACCTTCGACCTTGGCCAGCTGGTGCGGGGGCTGGTGGAAAATTTTGCCGCTCAGGCCAGCGCCGTGGACACCGTCATCGAGCTGCAGCGCTGCGATGCCTTGCAGGGCGAGTGGGACGAGTTCCGGATTGAACAGGTGGTGGCCAACCTGTTGTCCAATGCCTTGCGCTACGGCAATCGCAAGCCTGTGCAGGTGCGGGTGTTCGAAGAGCACGCCATGGCCTGCGTGCAGGTGCAGGACCAGGGTATCGGCATCGATGCGCAGAACCAGCAGCGGATCTTCCAGCAGTTCGAGCGCGTCGCCGCGCAGCAGGCCAGTGGCGGCCTGGGCCTGGGGCTGTACATTTCCGAGCAGATCATCCTCGCCCACGGCGGGCGGATCCAGGTCCACAGCCAGGTTGGAGCGGGGTCGACGTTTACCGTCCAGCTACCGCTATCGGTGCTGCCGCACGCCTGTGACCAGACCCGGGCAACCTCTGCGTAA
- a CDS encoding chemotaxis protein CheB yields MNSVRAIVIGASAGGVSALFSVLGALPDDFAIPVLCVLHLPDDRHSQLAEVLQRRLRRPVREALDKARIEPGLIYVAGPGYHLSVEGDFTLSLSQEEPVHFSRPAIDFLFESAADAYGPELLGVLLTGANEDGARGLLRIKQSGGRTVVQDPREAQVALMPEAALALHDPDHILSLSGIGQLLATLEPSAC; encoded by the coding sequence ATGAACAGCGTGCGCGCGATTGTCATTGGCGCCTCGGCGGGCGGCGTTTCGGCACTGTTCAGCGTGCTCGGCGCGCTGCCCGACGATTTCGCCATCCCGGTGCTGTGCGTGCTGCACTTGCCCGACGATCGCCACAGCCAACTGGCCGAGGTGCTGCAGCGCCGCCTGCGCCGCCCGGTTCGCGAGGCCCTCGACAAGGCGCGGATAGAGCCGGGGCTGATCTATGTGGCGGGGCCGGGCTATCACCTCTCGGTGGAGGGTGATTTCACCCTGTCGCTGAGCCAGGAGGAGCCGGTGCATTTTTCGCGACCGGCAATCGATTTTCTCTTCGAGTCGGCTGCCGACGCCTATGGCCCGGAGCTGCTCGGCGTACTGCTCACCGGTGCCAATGAAGACGGCGCCCGCGGGCTTTTGCGCATCAAACAAAGCGGTGGCCGGACGGTCGTTCAGGACCCCCGTGAAGCACAGGTCGCGTTGATGCCGGAGGCCGCTTTGGCCTTGCACGACCCGGACCATATTCTTTCCCTGAGTGGTATCGGGCAGTTGCTCGCTACCCTGGAACCCAGCGCATGCTAA
- a CDS encoding CheR family methyltransferase: protein MTSERNTDIEIRLLIEAIYLKYSYDFRDYSGASIKRRILHAVRQFDCRTVSALQERVLHDPGMFLELLQYLTIPVSEMFRDPGHFLALRNEVVPLLRTWPSLKIWIAGCSTGEEVYSMAILLREEGLLERTIIYATDINPHSLERAKQGIYSMQSMREYEENYRKAGGRRDFSEYYTSAYGNAIMDASLRDNVTFADHSLATDSVFSETQLVSCRNVLIYFNKGLQDRALGLFHESLCHRGFLVLGSKESVDFSAYGERFEPLVRPERIYRKT, encoded by the coding sequence TTGACCAGTGAACGCAATACCGATATCGAGATCCGGCTGCTGATCGAGGCGATCTACCTCAAGTACAGCTATGACTTTCGCGATTACTCCGGCGCCTCGATCAAGCGCCGGATCCTCCACGCCGTGCGCCAGTTCGACTGCCGCACGGTATCGGCGCTGCAGGAGCGGGTGCTGCACGACCCGGGCATGTTCCTCGAGCTGCTGCAGTACCTGACGATCCCGGTCAGCGAGATGTTCCGCGACCCCGGGCACTTCCTGGCACTGCGCAACGAGGTGGTGCCGCTGCTGCGCACCTGGCCGTCGCTGAAGATCTGGATCGCCGGCTGCAGCACCGGCGAGGAGGTGTATTCCATGGCCATCCTGCTGCGCGAGGAAGGCCTGCTCGAACGCACCATCATCTATGCCACCGACATCAACCCGCATTCGCTGGAGCGGGCCAAGCAGGGCATCTACTCGATGCAGAGCATGCGCGAGTACGAAGAGAACTACCGCAAGGCCGGTGGCCGGCGGGACTTTTCCGAGTACTACACCAGCGCCTACGGCAACGCCATCATGGACGCCAGCCTGCGCGACAACGTGACCTTCGCCGATCACAGCCTGGCCACCGACAGCGTGTTCTCCGAGACGCAACTGGTGTCGTGCCGCAATGTGCTGATCTACTTCAACAAGGGCCTGCAGGACCGTGCCCTGGGGCTGTTCCACGAGTCGCTGTGCCACCGCGGCTTCCTGGTGCTGGGCAGCAAGGAGTCGGTGGACTTCTCGGCCTACGGCGAACGTTTCGAGCCGCTGGTGCGGCCCGAGCGGATCTACCGCAAGACATGA